The genomic stretch AGTTTAAGCAATTCATCGGGTATAGGTTCATCCTTGGCTATTTGCTCAAAGAAATCCGCATTAATATAAAATGAAGTCATTTTAACATGCTGACCAATTTCCTGTCTTTCATGATGCTGACATATTTTACCGCAACCACATAGGGTAAGCTCATTGGTATTGTCCATGATTATCGGCTGGTCTTCGGCATAGCTGACCCAATTGCCCTTAATGGTTTGGCCGATAAATAAACCTGGCTTAAGATCCATTGCTGCTTGGAAAGGTTTTGTTGTGGTAAGGTCGCAATCAAAATATTGGATATTAGGAGTTAGTAACTTGCCGCGATAACGTCCCTCAAAATCACCACTATTTGAAAAATCAACTGATGGATCGCAGTTTTCGTGGCGAGCGACAATGTCATCCACCATTATAATACTATCGCAATTTGGTAGATCAATATCTTTGTATGGGGTGTCCATTTTTCTTTGTCTTTCTATCAAAGATATTTTTAGTCAAATTTGAAACCACGTCCTGACTCTAGATTAACGCGGTTATCTCAGCCATCAAGACCGATTAATTTGCGATGGTGAAAAGCCAAATTTTTTGCGAAATTCGGTGGTAAAATGGGCAGGATTATATCCCATATCATGGGCAACGCGTGAAATAGAGGTTTCGCCTGCCTCTAAAAGTTGACGCGCTTCTTCTAAACGGCGCGCTTTAACATAGCTATAAACTGGCATGCCAAAAATATCATTAAATCCCGCACCAAGTTTGCGGGTATTGGTGCCAACCATACGCGCTAACTCCATAACCGTTGGTGGATTGGCAAGATCTGCCAATAAAATTGCTTTGGCAGCATGAAAACATTCAATATCGCGCAACGACCATTTGGTTTGCTTATCCATATTATCACCAGCTTCAGGTAATAAATAAGCCATTAATTCAAGCGCCTTGCCTGTCATATAAAGCTGGCGCGATTGCCCTTTAAGGGGGCAAAGCAATATTTGGCTCGAAATTGTATTGACTATATGGGAAGCAGTATGTTGCATTTTGCCAACCGCATTCATTATACTGGAAACGGTTTTTTCACCAAATTGTACTTGTGCTTTTAAAGGGTCAAGGTGCAAAAATACCGCACTTAAAGCACCATCAGCTAGCGAGCGATGACAACTTTCTGAAGGTTCTTCGCTTTTAAATATGGTCATTTGGCCTTTTTGCCAAATATGATTGCCAAATTCAGTGTGGTCAACTTCAACCAATCCTTCAACCACGACCCCCAGCCAAATACCTTCATCCATAAGCGAGCGCCATTTATAGTCGCGCTTGACATTCATTGTGTCAAACATGATCGTTAATCCGGCAGTTTCGATAATTTCCATGCCGCTACCCATTGATGATTTTAATAATATACCTGATTATTTTTTTCAAGTTTTATACTCAATCATTGATAAAATCAACCGCGCGACAAAATTCAGTCAAAGCAACATTAAAATCATAGCTAAAACTATTAGAATAGTTCAAGGCTGGATTTATTCTTTTTAATAATATTAAGGTTTTCACTTATTGGTATAATTCAGACTTTACCTGATTGGGTAAGTTTATTAAATTTAAATATTAGCAGTTAATTGAATATATATTTACACCAATGGTCACTTATAGCCTATTTGTTAAAAAGATATTTGTAGGCTTTGTAGTATTTTAAAATTTTATTTTAATATACCATTTAAATTTGGGTAAATTTTCTTCGTTATTCCTGTTAGGCTCAATTAAATTGTCTGCTAATTATAGTCTATATTGCTAAAACTAGATAATATTTATGGCAATGCTTCATGGGGAGGTTGAAATGTCAGCAAAGAAAGATAAGATTACAGGGTCATTTGTTGCGCTTGTTACACCATTTGACGCTGATGGCGAGGTGGATTTCGGCGCATTTCGTGATTTGTTGGAATTTCAACGTAGCAATGGCACCAAGGCTATCTTGGTTATGGGATCAACCGGTGAAGTTTCAATGCTTTCACCAGCAGAACGTAAACGCATTATTGTTGAAGTTGCTAAAATGAAAACGGCAGATATGCCAATTTTCTTTGGCTGTACTGGCAATAACACCGCAACAACTATTGAATATGTTCAATATGCCCGTGACAATGGTGCTGATGGTGCAATTATCGCAGCGCCAGCCTATATTTGTGCGTCAGAAGCCGATATTGAACGCTATTTTTTAGAAGTGGCTGATGCAAGCGACTTACCATTAGGTATTTATAATAATCCGCCGCGGGTAAAAAGTGACTTGCATTGGGATAGTCTGTTGCGATTGTTTAAGCATCCAAATTACGTAATTCATAAGGAATCCACTGGACGTGTTGGGCAGGTGGCGCAAATCCTTGCTGCCAATCCCGATGTCTCGGTCATGTGTTGTGATAGCCCTAACCTTGGGCTTGTGGTTCCAACTATGAGCCTTGGCGGTCATGGTACTGCTAATATGGGTGGTAATATTGCGCCAGCTGAAGTAGCAGCCATGTCTAAGCCTTGGCAAGATGGGCAAGATGCTAAAAACTTTAAAGATGTCTATCTTCGTCTTTTGCCGATATTGCATTATAATTATTCAGCTATCAATCCAGTTGCGGTTAAATCCTTGATGAAAATTGTTGGTTTGCCCGTTGGTGAATTACGCCGACCATTGACAGGTCTTGAAGGGGAAGCGCTGATGCGTGGTATTCGTGCGGTGCAGGAACTTGAATTGGATAAGCGTTATGGTTGGAAAATCGATAGTTCTGCTATCGCCGGCCTTGCTGGATAAGTTTACCGCCATTTTTACAGCAACATATTCTTACCCGCAGGCTTGTTAAAATTATAAGCGAGCTTTGTTGCAAGAGATCCTTACTTTAGAGGTAGCCTTCCTTATAGGCTCCCTCACTTATCCAGCTTGCCACATTCACACTCCGTTCGGTGATTTTGCTCGCTTTATAACGGGTGACGCACAAGAAATGTGGCGAGTTTGAATGCGACAATAAGCCAAAAAATTACCTAAGAATAATCACGCAAAAAATTGAACACTAGGATGAGTTGATCATGACATTTTTTAAGAAATTGTTCTTCATAATGGTCATTGCGCTTTTTGCCTCACCAGCTTTGGCACAATTTCCGCAAAAGCCAATTACCATTATTGTACCATTTCCTCCCGGTGGTTCGGTTGACGGGGTGGCGCGTGTTTTGGCGGCTGAATTATCGCGGGTCACAGGCAAAACTTTTATTGTCGATAATCGTGGTGGTGGTTCAGGCGGTGTTATTGGTACATCGGAAGTTGTGCGTTCATCGGCTGATGGTTATACGCTATTATTGGATGGTAGCATCCATGTCGTGCAACCGTTGATTAATAAAAATGTCCCCTATAATGTATTGACCGATTTTAGCAATATTGGTCTTGTTGCAGAGGGCGCTTTGGTCATTTCCACCAATCCAAGCGATAAGGCGAATAATCTTGGTGAATTTTTCGCCGAAGTAAAGCAAGAGCCAGACAATTATAATTTTGCAACCAGTGGTTATGGTTCAGCCGGACATCTTGCCGTGGAAGCGTTAAAGAGTGAAGCTGGCGTGGATAATGAAATCATTGCCTATCGCGGCGGCGGCCCTGCACTTAATGATATGATTGGTGGACAGGTGCAATTAATTGCTGATCCGATGATGTCGTCATTGCCCCATGTTAAATCTGGTCGTTTAAAGGCCTTGGCCGTAACCAGTCGCGAGCGTTCGCCTTTTGCGCCGCAAATTCCAACCGTTGCAGAAAGTGGTATGCCAGCAATGGAAATGCTTGCTTGGTATGGTCTTTGGGGGCCTAAAGATATGGATCCAGAAGCCATGGCATTTTTGGAAAAAGCGCTTAGTGATACGGTTAAAAGCGAGGAATTTAAGACAAAATTGGAAGTATTTGGTTTTGAACCTGCTAAAAATACCGGCTCAAAAGCCCTTGCCGATTATTCTATCTCAGAAATGAACCGCTATAAGGCTATTATTGAAGCGGCGCATATTAGCATTGAATAGGGCTCACATAAGGTGACAAGCAAAGATAGCTTCATTGCGACCCATTGGGGTGTCTATCAATATAAAGAGGGTGAAAAGATTTTGTCACCCTTTAAAGGTGATAGCTTCCCCGCACAGTTTGGCCAAGATTATCCGCAAGATAATTTTGCTCCAACTCGCATTTTAAAACCTGCTATTCGCAAATCCTATCTTGACTATGGGCCGCAGGATAAAAAAGGCCGACGTGGCAATGATGAATTTGTTGAAGTGGATATGGATAAGGCACTTGATCTTGTTAGCGATGAAATAAAGCGGATAAAACAGCGCTATGGTAATGGGGCAATTTATTCAGGCTCTTATGGCTGGTCAAGTGCAGGGCGGTTTCACCATGCCCAAAGCCAATTAAAGCGGTTTTTTAATTGTATTGGTGGCTCGGTGCGCTCTCATCAAACCTATAGTTATGCCGCAGCAGAAACCCTTTTACCCCATATTATCGGCGGACTTAATGGCCTTGTCACCAATCATACTCTTTATGACGATATTGCCAGCCAAAGCGAACTTATTTTGATGTTTGGCGGTACACCCATTCGCAATGCTCAGGTCAATTCTGGTGGTATTGCGCGCCATGATACATTGGCACAATTACAAAAATGCGTTGAAAACGGCATTGAGATTATATCCATTTCGCCGCTTAAAAGCGATGTGGATGTCAAAGCAAGCTGGCTGGCGCTCCGCCCTAATAGTGACACTGCATTATTGCTGTCTATTTGCCATTATCTCTTGGTGAGAAAACATGTCGATTATAGCTTTTTGAACACATATACCACCGGCTTTGCAGCATTTGCAGATTATCTGTTAGGAAAAAGTGACGGCATTGTAAAAAATATTGATTGGGCTGCCAATATTACCGATATAGAAGCCGCCACAATCAAATCCCTATGTGAGAAGGTGGCGGCAAAAAAGACATTTATCATGGTAGCTTGGGCTTTACAGCGTGCCGATCATGGCGAATATGTCTATTGGGCGGCGATTGCTTTAGCCGCAATGCTTGGCACAATTGGCACCAAAGGCTTAGGCTTTGGGTTTGGTTATGCGTCAGCTGGCAATATTGGCATGAAGGGGCCATTGGTTAGCTTGCCGTCTTTTCCCCAAGGCGATAACCCGATCAAAGATGCAATACCAGTTGCTCGCATTGCCGATATGTTGCTAAACCCATGCAAAACCTACCATTTTAACGGTCAAACCAAAATATATCCCGATATTAAGCTGGTTTATTGGGCTGGGGGCAACCCTTTTCATCACCACCAAGATTTAAACAGGCTGCGTGATGCTTGGCAAAAGCCTGATACCATCATCGCCCATGAGCATTGGTGGAATGCCCATGCCCGCCATGCAGATATTGTATTTCCTGCGGTAACTTTTTTAGAGCGTAATGATATTGCCGCCTCTGGCCGCGATAGTTTTTTAACCTATTCAAAAGCGCAATTTGAAGCGCCGTCAGGCATTACAACCGATCATGAGATTTTACGACAATTATCACAAAGATTGGGAGCAGAACAAGAATTTACACAAGGGCGAAGTGAGG from Bartonella sp. HY328 encodes the following:
- a CDS encoding helix-turn-helix domain-containing protein yields the protein MEIIETAGLTIMFDTMNVKRDYKWRSLMDEGIWLGVVVEGLVEVDHTEFGNHIWQKGQMTIFKSEEPSESCHRSLADGALSAVFLHLDPLKAQVQFGEKTVSSIMNAVGKMQHTASHIVNTISSQILLCPLKGQSRQLYMTGKALELMAYLLPEAGDNMDKQTKWSLRDIECFHAAKAILLADLANPPTVMELARMVGTNTRKLGAGFNDIFGMPVYSYVKARRLEEARQLLEAGETSISRVAHDMGYNPAHFTTEFRKKFGFSPSQINRS
- a CDS encoding 4-hydroxy-tetrahydrodipicolinate synthase family protein produces the protein MSAKKDKITGSFVALVTPFDADGEVDFGAFRDLLEFQRSNGTKAILVMGSTGEVSMLSPAERKRIIVEVAKMKTADMPIFFGCTGNNTATTIEYVQYARDNGADGAIIAAPAYICASEADIERYFLEVADASDLPLGIYNNPPRVKSDLHWDSLLRLFKHPNYVIHKESTGRVGQVAQILAANPDVSVMCCDSPNLGLVVPTMSLGGHGTANMGGNIAPAEVAAMSKPWQDGQDAKNFKDVYLRLLPILHYNYSAINPVAVKSLMKIVGLPVGELRRPLTGLEGEALMRGIRAVQELELDKRYGWKIDSSAIAGLAG
- a CDS encoding Bug family tripartite tricarboxylate transporter substrate binding protein; translation: MTFFKKLFFIMVIALFASPALAQFPQKPITIIVPFPPGGSVDGVARVLAAELSRVTGKTFIVDNRGGGSGGVIGTSEVVRSSADGYTLLLDGSIHVVQPLINKNVPYNVLTDFSNIGLVAEGALVISTNPSDKANNLGEFFAEVKQEPDNYNFATSGYGSAGHLAVEALKSEAGVDNEIIAYRGGGPALNDMIGGQVQLIADPMMSSLPHVKSGRLKALAVTSRERSPFAPQIPTVAESGMPAMEMLAWYGLWGPKDMDPEAMAFLEKALSDTVKSEEFKTKLEVFGFEPAKNTGSKALADYSISEMNRYKAIIEAAHISIE
- a CDS encoding molybdopterin-dependent oxidoreductase, whose product is MTSKDSFIATHWGVYQYKEGEKILSPFKGDSFPAQFGQDYPQDNFAPTRILKPAIRKSYLDYGPQDKKGRRGNDEFVEVDMDKALDLVSDEIKRIKQRYGNGAIYSGSYGWSSAGRFHHAQSQLKRFFNCIGGSVRSHQTYSYAAAETLLPHIIGGLNGLVTNHTLYDDIASQSELILMFGGTPIRNAQVNSGGIARHDTLAQLQKCVENGIEIISISPLKSDVDVKASWLALRPNSDTALLLSICHYLLVRKHVDYSFLNTYTTGFAAFADYLLGKSDGIVKNIDWAANITDIEAATIKSLCEKVAAKKTFIMVAWALQRADHGEYVYWAAIALAAMLGTIGTKGLGFGFGYASAGNIGMKGPLVSLPSFPQGDNPIKDAIPVARIADMLLNPCKTYHFNGQTKIYPDIKLVYWAGGNPFHHHQDLNRLRDAWQKPDTIIAHEHWWNAHARHADIVFPAVTFLERNDIAASGRDSFLTYSKAQFEAPSGITTDHEILRQLSQRLGAEQEFTQGRSEEQWLEWLYDETRIAFKAQNVELPDYENFKNIGYLDLPQKNQPTLLSEFRSNPQDHPLRTPSGVIELFSNKIASFNYADSPPHPAWLEPQEWLGAKMAVRFPLHLLSCQPHDKLHSQWDHAKICRDTKKHGRQPIVLNIDDAKSRHISQNDIVKVFNERGACLASAVLSENIKQGVVQLPTGAWFDPWQDEQGNWIELNGNPNVLTADHGTSTLTQAPSANSCLVEIEKFHGFAPKPSIYQPPIFSKSNASWKDNDNADKV